The following are encoded in a window of Shewanella psychrotolerans genomic DNA:
- the secY gene encoding preprotein translocase subunit SecY gives MAKPGLDLKSAKGGFSELKARLLFVIGAIIVFRAGSFVPIPGIDAAVLAELFNQQKGTILGMFNMFSGGALERASIFALGIMPYISASIIMQLLTVVHPALAELKKEGESGRKKISQYTRYGTLVLGTFQAIGIATGLPNLVPGLVVNLGFGFYFVAVVSLVTGTMFLMWLGEQITERGIGNGISILIFAGIVAGLPSAIGQTAEQARQGDLNVLVLLLIAVIVFAVTYFVVFVERGQRRIVVNYAKRQQGRKVFAAQSTHLPLKINMAGVIPPIFASSIILFPGTLAQWFGQNEGLSWLSDFSLAVSPGQPLYSLLYSTAIIFFCFFYTALVFNPRETADNLKKSGAFIPGIRPGEQTSRYIDKVMTRLTLAGALYITFICLIPEFMLIAWKVQFYFGGTSLLIMVVVIMDFMAQVQTHMMSHQYESVMKKANLVNKANLDRFGR, from the coding sequence ATGGCAAAACCAGGACTTGATTTAAAAAGCGCGAAAGGTGGATTTTCTGAACTGAAAGCTCGCCTCCTGTTCGTGATTGGTGCGATTATCGTCTTTAGAGCCGGTTCGTTCGTACCAATTCCTGGTATTGACGCAGCTGTATTAGCAGAGCTGTTTAATCAGCAGAAGGGTACCATCTTAGGCATGTTTAACATGTTCTCTGGTGGCGCCCTTGAACGTGCTTCTATCTTTGCATTAGGTATCATGCCGTATATTTCGGCATCGATTATCATGCAATTATTGACGGTTGTTCATCCTGCGCTTGCCGAACTGAAAAAGGAAGGTGAGTCAGGGCGTAAGAAAATTAGTCAATACACACGATATGGCACGCTGGTCTTGGGTACATTCCAAGCGATCGGTATCGCAACCGGTTTACCAAATTTAGTCCCAGGTTTAGTTGTAAATCTTGGCTTTGGTTTCTACTTCGTTGCGGTTGTGAGTCTAGTAACAGGAACTATGTTCTTAATGTGGCTAGGTGAGCAAATTACCGAGAGAGGCATAGGTAACGGTATCTCGATTTTGATTTTCGCAGGTATTGTGGCTGGTCTACCATCTGCTATCGGCCAAACGGCTGAGCAGGCGCGTCAAGGCGACTTGAACGTACTCGTATTATTGTTGATTGCGGTAATTGTATTTGCTGTGACCTATTTTGTAGTGTTTGTTGAGCGTGGACAACGTCGTATCGTTGTTAACTATGCTAAGCGTCAGCAGGGCCGTAAGGTGTTCGCTGCGCAAAGTACTCACTTACCACTGAAGATAAACATGGCTGGTGTAATTCCACCAATTTTTGCGTCAAGCATCATCTTGTTCCCAGGCACGCTGGCTCAGTGGTTTGGACAGAATGAAGGCTTATCTTGGTTAAGTGATTTTTCACTTGCAGTATCACCAGGTCAGCCGCTTTACTCATTATTGTATTCAACAGCAATTATTTTCTTCTGTTTCTTCTATACTGCGTTGGTGTTTAACCCTCGTGAAACAGCTGATAACTTGAAGAAGAGCGGTGCGTTTATTCCCGGGATCCGTCCTGGAGAACAGACTTCGCGTTATATAGATAAAGTGATGACTCGCCTAACATTAGCTGGCGCATTATATATCACCTTTATCTGTTTAATTCCGGAGTTCATGTTAATTGCGTGGAAGGTACAGTTCTATTTTGGCGGTACCTCACTACTAATTATGGTAGTCGTAATCATGGACTTCATGGCTCAGGTTCAGACCCATATGATGTCTCATCAGTATGAGTCTGTGATGAAGAAAGCTAACCTAGTAAACAAAGCGAATTTAGATCGCTTTGGTCGCTAA
- the rplF gene encoding 50S ribosomal protein L6, translating to MSRVAKAPVAIPAGVEVTLNEQTITVKGSKGSLTRVINAEVSVVVENNEVKCSPAEGAKTAAQAGTARALINNMVVGVNEGFERKLTLVGVGYRAKVAGNGVDLTLGFSHPLVHQLPDGVTAECPTQTEIVLKGTDKQLIGQVAAEIRGYRPPEPYKGKGVRYADEQVRRKEAKKK from the coding sequence ATGTCTCGTGTCGCAAAAGCACCAGTCGCTATTCCTGCAGGCGTAGAAGTGACTTTAAACGAACAAACTATCACCGTAAAAGGTTCTAAAGGTAGTTTGACTCGAGTGATTAACGCTGAAGTTTCTGTTGTTGTTGAAAACAACGAAGTTAAGTGTTCTCCAGCTGAAGGCGCTAAAACCGCTGCTCAAGCTGGTACCGCTCGAGCTCTAATCAACAACATGGTTGTTGGTGTTAATGAAGGTTTCGAAAGAAAACTTACTCTAGTTGGTGTTGGTTACCGTGCGAAAGTCGCTGGTAACGGCGTTGATTTGACTCTAGGTTTCTCTCACCCTCTAGTTCACCAGCTTCCTGACGGCGTAACTGCAGAGTGTCCAACTCAAACTGAAATCGTACTTAAGGGTACTGATAAGCAGTTGATTGGCCAAGTTGCTGCAGAGATTCGCGGCTACCGTCCACCAGAGCCTTATAAAGGTAAGGGTGTTCGTTATGCTGATGAACAAGTACGCCGTAAAGAGGCTAAGAAGAAGTAG
- a CDS encoding ABC transporter substrate-binding protein, producing MRILVLLLLFCCLPSAAADLLFVHSYHEGYPWVQDYRRAILDNLSQPAQVDNFFLDSKRLPYEEYVKRADMAWNRIKSLKPDMIVLADDNAIKLLSERIATTNIPVVILGLNTNPRDHGIQKFQQFIGVLERPLFKRSLLLVDTILPKAESRKLLILSDNSATSLAALNPISEELKPIRLGNLTIEFELVESERAWHQAVLNAKKAGYQGIFIALYHSLTSEQGEHVDPQKIIAWTAKESPVPNFGFWDFTIGKQANTGGYVLNGYEHGKLAATLINKLLHGAKAEDLGYISDSKGSFRFSLSGVARWHLSIPKEMSDKAQWVD from the coding sequence ATGCGTATCCTGGTTTTACTCTTATTATTCTGCTGCCTGCCGAGTGCTGCAGCGGACCTTCTATTTGTTCATAGTTATCATGAAGGCTACCCTTGGGTGCAAGATTACCGGCGCGCCATATTGGATAATCTAAGCCAACCAGCCCAAGTCGATAACTTCTTCCTAGACTCCAAGCGTCTACCCTATGAAGAATATGTCAAACGCGCTGATATGGCTTGGAACCGCATCAAAAGCCTTAAACCGGATATGATAGTCCTTGCTGACGACAATGCCATTAAACTATTAAGTGAACGCATTGCAACCACCAATATTCCAGTTGTTATTTTAGGGCTAAACACGAATCCAAGAGATCACGGAATCCAAAAATTTCAGCAATTCATCGGTGTCTTAGAACGTCCCTTGTTTAAGCGTTCTCTATTACTCGTCGATACCATATTACCGAAAGCCGAGTCTAGAAAGCTACTCATCCTCTCAGATAACAGCGCTACGAGTCTCGCCGCTCTAAACCCAATCAGTGAAGAGCTCAAACCGATCAGACTAGGTAATTTAACCATAGAATTTGAACTAGTTGAGTCCGAACGAGCATGGCACCAGGCTGTGCTCAATGCTAAAAAAGCCGGATATCAAGGGATATTCATCGCCCTCTATCACAGCCTCACTTCGGAGCAAGGAGAGCATGTAGACCCCCAAAAAATTATTGCCTGGACTGCTAAGGAGTCTCCCGTGCCGAATTTTGGTTTCTGGGATTTCACTATAGGCAAACAAGCCAATACAGGTGGTTATGTGCTCAATGGCTATGAACATGGCAAGCTAGCGGCAACCTTAATCAACAAACTATTACATGGCGCCAAGGCCGAAGACTTAGGCTATATCAGTGACAGTAAGGGCAGCTTTCGCTTTAGCCTCTCAGGCGTAGCTAGGTGGCACCTGTCGATTCCCAAGGAGATGTCAGATAAGGCACAGTGGGTTGACTAA
- the ccmE gene encoding cytochrome c maturation protein CcmE, translating into MNARRKKRLALASALIGGVAAIASLLLYALNSNLNLFYTPTEITQGKKDTGVKPEVGQRIRVGGMVTVGSMIRDPNSLHVEFAVHDSLGGEIQVTYDDLLPDLFREGQGIVAQGVLIENGKLEATEVLAKHDENYMPPEVAEAMGQTHEKLDYNTTQKSGY; encoded by the coding sequence GTGAACGCTAGACGTAAGAAGAGACTTGCCCTTGCTAGTGCCTTAATTGGTGGTGTTGCCGCAATCGCATCATTACTTTTATATGCGCTGAACTCAAACTTAAACTTGTTCTACACTCCGACGGAGATCACGCAAGGCAAAAAAGATACAGGCGTAAAACCTGAAGTCGGTCAACGCATTCGTGTTGGTGGAATGGTTACTGTAGGCTCAATGATCCGTGATCCAAACAGTCTCCATGTAGAGTTCGCCGTGCATGACTCACTAGGTGGTGAGATTCAAGTGACATACGATGACTTGCTGCCAGATCTATTCCGTGAAGGGCAAGGTATCGTAGCTCAAGGCGTATTAATAGAGAACGGTAAACTTGAAGCCACAGAAGTGCTTGCCAAGCATGATGAAAACTATATGCCGCCAGAAGTCGCTGAAGCCATGGGACAAACCCACGAAAAACTCGACTACAACACGACACAAAAATCAGGCTATTAA
- the rpsD gene encoding 30S ribosomal protein S4: protein MARYLGPKLKLSRREGTDLFLKSGVRAIDSKCKLEAAPGQHGARKARLSEYGVQLREKQKVRRTYGVLEKQFRNYYKDAARLKGNTGENLLTLLETRLDNVVYRMGFGATRAEARQLVSHKSIMVNGRVVNIPSFKVSANDVISVREKSQKQARIKAALEVASQREKPTWVEVDSAKMEGAFKRLPERSDLSADINEQLIVELYSK, encoded by the coding sequence ATGGCAAGATACTTGGGTCCAAAGCTCAAGCTCAGCCGCCGAGAAGGTACTGACCTTTTCTTAAAAAGCGGTGTGAGAGCAATTGATTCGAAGTGTAAGCTTGAAGCTGCACCTGGACAACACGGCGCTCGTAAGGCTCGTTTGTCTGAGTATGGCGTTCAGTTACGCGAAAAACAAAAAGTTCGTCGTACTTATGGTGTGCTAGAAAAGCAATTCCGTAACTACTACAAAGACGCTGCACGTCTAAAAGGTAACACTGGTGAAAACCTACTTACTCTTTTAGAAACTCGTTTAGATAACGTTGTATACCGTATGGGTTTTGGTGCTACACGTGCAGAAGCACGTCAGCTAGTTAGCCACAAATCTATTATGGTCAACGGCCGCGTTGTTAACATTCCATCATTTAAAGTGTCTGCAAATGATGTAATTAGCGTACGTGAGAAGTCTCAAAAGCAAGCTCGTATTAAGGCTGCTTTAGAAGTTGCGTCTCAGCGCGAAAAGCCAACATGGGTTGAAGTAGATAGTGCTAAGATGGAAGGTGCTTTCAAGCGTCTACCAGAACGTAGCGATTTATCTGCGGATATTAACGAACAGCTGATCGTCGAGCTTTACTCTAAGTAA
- the rpsM gene encoding 30S ribosomal protein S13, whose translation MARIAGINIPDQKHTVIALTAIYGIGLTRAQKICAATSIAEDAKIKELSEAQIDTLREEVAKYIVEGDLRREVSMNIKRLMDLGCYRGLRHRRSLPLRGQRTKTNARTRKGPRKPIRK comes from the coding sequence GTGGCCCGTATCGCTGGCATTAACATTCCTGATCAAAAGCATACAGTCATTGCATTGACTGCTATCTATGGTATTGGATTAACTCGCGCACAAAAAATCTGCGCGGCTACTTCAATTGCTGAAGATGCTAAGATCAAGGAATTGAGCGAAGCTCAAATAGACACACTACGCGAAGAAGTTGCTAAATACATTGTAGAAGGTGACTTACGTCGTGAAGTATCCATGAACATCAAGCGTCTAATGGACCTTGGTTGTTATCGTGGTCTTCGCCACCGTCGTAGCCTGCCCCTTCGTGGGCAACGTACTAAGACCAATGCGCGTACGCGTAAAGGTCCACGTAAGCCAATTAGAAAGTAA
- the rplQ gene encoding 50S ribosomal protein L17, with protein sequence MRHRKSGRQLNRNSSHRQAMFRNMASSLVRHEVIKTTVAKAKELRRVVEPLITLAKSDSVANRRLAFARTRDAEVVGKLFNELGPRYQERPGGYTRILKCGLRTGDKAPMAYIELVGRPEAAEAVEDAAE encoded by the coding sequence ATGCGCCATCGTAAGAGTGGTCGTCAACTAAACCGCAACAGCAGCCATCGCCAAGCTATGTTCCGTAACATGGCAAGCTCATTAGTCCGTCACGAAGTGATCAAGACTACTGTAGCTAAAGCGAAAGAACTGCGTCGCGTAGTTGAACCTCTAATAACACTTGCTAAGAGTGATAGCGTTGCAAATCGTCGTTTGGCGTTTGCTCGTACTCGCGACGCTGAAGTCGTAGGTAAGTTATTTAATGAATTGGGTCCACGCTACCAGGAACGTCCTGGTGGATATACCCGTATCCTTAAGTGCGGTCTACGTACTGGTGATAAAGCGCCTATGGCGTATATTGAACTAGTAGGTCGTCCAGAAGCTGCTGAAGCTGTTGAAGACGCTGCTGAGTAA
- the ccmB gene encoding heme exporter protein CcmB, whose product MKKGISFTQAFFTLLKRDLQIAIRHKGDIFNPLLFFILVVTLFPLGIGPEPQVLSRVAPGIIWVAALLASMLSLERLFKADFVDGSLEQMLLSPQPLSLMVLAKVLAHWILTGVPLILVAPLLAVLLHLEENSYGALLATLALGTPVLSLLGAIGVALTVGLRKGGVLLSLLILPLYIPVLIFATSAIDAAGLNLPYSGHLAIIGAMLVGSLILAPFAIGASLRVSTN is encoded by the coding sequence ATGAAAAAAGGCATTAGTTTTACCCAAGCATTTTTCACGCTTTTAAAGCGTGACTTACAAATTGCGATAAGACATAAAGGGGATATTTTTAATCCACTACTTTTCTTTATTTTGGTAGTTACGCTGTTCCCATTAGGAATAGGCCCTGAGCCGCAGGTATTATCGCGCGTGGCGCCAGGAATTATCTGGGTTGCAGCTTTACTTGCCTCAATGCTCTCGTTAGAGCGACTATTCAAGGCAGACTTTGTCGATGGTAGTCTTGAGCAGATGTTGCTAAGCCCACAGCCATTGTCTTTAATGGTATTGGCAAAGGTATTGGCTCACTGGATACTAACGGGTGTTCCGCTAATTTTAGTTGCACCATTGCTTGCCGTACTGCTGCACCTAGAGGAAAACAGCTATGGTGCACTATTAGCAACTCTGGCACTTGGAACTCCAGTTCTCAGCCTACTCGGCGCCATCGGTGTCGCGTTAACAGTGGGATTACGTAAAGGCGGAGTATTGCTTAGCTTGCTCATCCTACCGCTTTATATTCCGGTATTGATATTTGCCACCAGTGCAATCGATGCTGCAGGATTAAATCTACCCTACAGCGGCCATCTAGCCATTATTGGTGCGATGTTGGTCGGTTCGTTAATTTTGGCACCATTTGCGATTGGTGCCTCTCTAAGAGTGAGTACTAACTAA
- the rpmD gene encoding 50S ribosomal protein L30, translated as MATKTLKVTQTKSSIGRLPKHRATLTGLGLRRINHTVEVEDTPSIRGMINKVYYMVSVEEV; from the coding sequence ATGGCTACTAAAACTTTAAAAGTGACACAGACTAAAAGCTCAATTGGACGTTTGCCAAAGCATCGTGCAACTTTGACTGGTCTAGGTCTACGCCGTATTAATCACACTGTTGAAGTTGAAGATACTCCTTCAATTCGCGGTATGATTAACAAGGTTTACTACATGGTTTCGGTGGAGGAAGTATAA
- the rplR gene encoding 50S ribosomal protein L18, whose protein sequence is MDKKTSRLRRATRARKKIQELGVNRLVVHRTPRHTYAQVIDANAQVVAAASTAEKAVSEQLKYTGNVDAAKVVGKTVAERAIEKGVTVVAFDRSGFKYHGRVAALADAAREAGLQF, encoded by the coding sequence ATGGATAAGAAAACATCTCGCTTGCGCCGCGCTACTCGCGCCCGTAAGAAGATCCAAGAGCTGGGCGTTAACCGTCTGGTTGTACATCGTACACCACGTCACACGTACGCACAGGTTATTGATGCCAATGCGCAAGTTGTGGCGGCAGCTTCTACTGCTGAGAAAGCGGTATCAGAGCAGCTTAAATACACAGGTAACGTTGATGCAGCAAAAGTAGTGGGTAAAACCGTTGCAGAGCGTGCTATCGAAAAAGGCGTAACTGTAGTTGCATTCGATCGTTCCGGCTTTAAGTATCACGGACGCGTTGCTGCATTAGCAGACGCAGCTCGTGAAGCTGGCCTACAGTTCTAA
- the rplO gene encoding 50S ribosomal protein L15 codes for MRLNTLSPAAGAKSAAKRVGRGIGSGLGKTAGRGHKGQKSRSGGGVRVGFEGGQMPLKIRLPKFGFTSRKAMVSAEVRISELAKVNGDVVDLNALKDANLVTRNIQFAKVVLSGTIERPVTVKGLKVTKGARAAIEAAGGKIEE; via the coding sequence ATGCGTCTAAATACTCTATCACCTGCTGCAGGTGCTAAATCAGCAGCTAAGCGTGTAGGTCGCGGTATCGGTTCTGGCTTAGGTAAGACTGCTGGTCGCGGTCACAAAGGTCAGAAGTCTCGTTCAGGCGGCGGCGTTCGCGTCGGTTTCGAAGGTGGTCAAATGCCACTTAAGATTCGTTTGCCGAAGTTCGGTTTCACTTCGCGTAAAGCGATGGTGTCTGCCGAAGTTCGTATTAGCGAACTAGCTAAAGTTAACGGTGATGTTGTCGACTTGAATGCACTGAAAGATGCGAATCTAGTAACTCGCAACATACAGTTTGCTAAAGTCGTTCTTTCAGGTACCATTGAACGCCCTGTGACCGTTAAAGGTCTTAAGGTAACCAAAGGTGCTCGTGCAGCTATTGAAGCTGCCGGCGGAAAGATCGAGGAATAA
- a CDS encoding DNA-directed RNA polymerase subunit alpha, with the protein MQGSVTEFLKPRLVDIEQVNPTRAKVTLEPLERGFGHTLGNALRRILLSSMPGCAVTEVEIDGVLHEYSSKEGVQEDILEILLNLKGLAVVIEGKDEAMLTLSKSGAGPVTAADITHDGDVTIMNPDHVICHLTGNNDISMRIRVERGRGYVPASARAQTEDDDRPIGRLLVDSSFSPVARIAYNVEAARVEQRTDLDKLVIDMTTNGTIDPEEAIRRSATILAEQLDAFVELRDVTEPEQKEEKPEFDPILLRPVDDLELTVRSANCLKAEAIHYIGDLVQRTEVELLKTPNLGKKSLTEIKDVLASRGLSLGMRLENWPPASLADDL; encoded by the coding sequence ATGCAGGGTTCTGTTACAGAATTTCTTAAACCGCGTCTCGTTGATATCGAGCAGGTTAACCCAACACGTGCCAAGGTTACACTCGAACCGCTTGAGCGTGGTTTTGGTCATACTTTAGGTAACGCGTTGCGTCGTATCCTATTGTCGTCTATGCCCGGCTGCGCGGTTACCGAAGTCGAGATTGATGGTGTACTGCACGAATACAGCAGCAAGGAAGGCGTACAAGAGGATATCCTAGAGATCCTATTAAACCTTAAAGGTTTAGCAGTGGTTATCGAGGGTAAAGACGAGGCTATGCTTACTTTAAGCAAGTCAGGCGCAGGCCCTGTTACCGCAGCAGATATCACGCACGATGGTGATGTTACTATTATGAATCCTGATCATGTTATCTGTCATCTGACTGGTAATAATGACATCAGTATGCGTATCCGCGTTGAACGTGGTCGTGGTTATGTTCCTGCTTCGGCTAGAGCGCAAACCGAAGACGACGATCGTCCAATTGGTCGCTTGCTAGTGGATTCATCTTTCTCACCTGTCGCGCGTATTGCTTACAATGTTGAAGCAGCACGTGTTGAACAGCGTACTGACTTAGACAAACTCGTTATCGATATGACCACTAATGGTACTATCGATCCTGAGGAAGCAATTCGTCGTTCTGCAACAATTTTAGCTGAACAGCTAGATGCGTTTGTTGAACTTCGTGATGTCACTGAGCCAGAGCAGAAAGAAGAGAAACCAGAGTTCGATCCGATTCTGTTGCGTCCTGTCGACGATCTAGAGCTAACTGTACGTTCGGCTAACTGTTTGAAAGCCGAAGCGATTCATTACATCGGAGATCTGGTACAGCGTACTGAGGTTGAGCTACTTAAAACACCTAACTTGGGTAAGAAATCTCTTACCGAAATTAAGGATGTGTTGGCTTCTCGCGGACTTTCATTAGGTATGCGTCTTGAAAACTGGCCTCCAGCTAGTTTAGCAGACGACCTATAA
- the rpsK gene encoding 30S ribosomal protein S11, which produces MAKVPSRSTRKRVRKQVADGMAHIHASFNNTIITITDRQGNALSWATSGGSGFRGSRKSTPFAAQVAAERAGVAAQDYGVKNLEVFVKGPGPGRESAIRALNAVGYKITNITDVTPIPHNGCRPPKKRRV; this is translated from the coding sequence ATGGCTAAAGTTCCGTCACGTTCAACGCGCAAGCGCGTACGTAAACAGGTTGCTGATGGCATGGCTCATATCCATGCATCTTTCAACAACACAATTATCACCATTACAGATCGTCAAGGTAATGCACTTTCTTGGGCAACATCTGGTGGTTCAGGTTTCCGTGGTTCACGTAAATCTACCCCATTCGCTGCACAGGTAGCTGCTGAGCGTGCAGGTGTTGCTGCTCAGGACTATGGTGTTAAAAACCTTGAAGTTTTCGTGAAGGGTCCAGGTCCAGGACGTGAGTCAGCTATTCGAGCGCTGAACGCGGTTGGTTACAAAATAACCAATATTACCGATGTGACGCCGATCCCTCATAATGGTTGTCGTCCTCCTAAGAAACGTCGCGTTTAA
- the ccmD gene encoding heme exporter protein CcmD: MQFDSLTDFFNMGGYAFYVWLSYGVTIFSLGTLIFFSMRQKRKILTEISKKMQREERLKANRSN, from the coding sequence ATGCAGTTCGATTCATTAACAGATTTTTTTAACATGGGTGGTTATGCTTTCTATGTATGGCTATCTTACGGGGTCACGATCTTTTCGCTGGGGACTTTGATTTTTTTCAGTATGCGCCAGAAACGCAAAATTCTGACTGAAATATCGAAGAAAATGCAACGTGAAGAACGCCTAAAAGCAAATCGGAGTAATTAA
- a CDS encoding heme ABC transporter permease produces MWKWLHSYADPQRAYNLAGKLLPWFAALAFGFIGVGSIWGLLFAPVDYQQGDSYRIIFIHVPAASMSMSAYMAMATSAFIGLVWQIKSADWAAAAIAPIGAVVTFIALITGAAWGKPMWGTWWVWDARLTSELVLLFLYLGVISLYASFEDKVLAARAAGILAIVGVINIPIIKYSVEWWNSLHQPATIKITEKSSMAPEMLYPLLINIFGFGLMIGAITLVRFRAEVLARNGMRPWVRELAKAEGVK; encoded by the coding sequence ATGTGGAAATGGCTACATTCATACGCAGATCCTCAACGTGCGTATAATCTCGCTGGCAAGCTGCTGCCTTGGTTCGCTGCACTTGCGTTCGGATTTATAGGTGTCGGATCTATCTGGGGCTTGCTTTTCGCTCCCGTTGATTATCAACAGGGTGACAGCTACCGCATCATCTTCATCCACGTACCAGCCGCTTCAATGTCTATGTCGGCCTACATGGCGATGGCAACCTCAGCGTTCATTGGCTTGGTATGGCAGATCAAGTCGGCTGACTGGGCAGCGGCGGCCATCGCACCTATCGGTGCCGTTGTCACCTTTATCGCTCTGATCACGGGAGCCGCTTGGGGTAAGCCTATGTGGGGTACTTGGTGGGTATGGGATGCGCGCTTAACCTCTGAACTGGTACTACTGTTCCTCTACCTAGGTGTGATCTCGCTATACGCCTCTTTCGAAGACAAGGTGCTTGCTGCACGAGCGGCTGGTATCCTAGCGATTGTAGGTGTAATCAACATACCAATCATTAAGTATTCAGTAGAATGGTGGAACTCACTTCATCAGCCTGCAACTATTAAAATCACCGAGAAATCCTCGATGGCACCTGAGATGCTGTACCCGTTACTGATCAACATCTTTGGTTTTGGTCTCATGATTGGAGCCATCACTTTAGTACGTTTCAGAGCCGAGGTTTTAGCCAGAAATGGGATGCGTCCTTGGGTTAGGGAACTCGCGAAAGCTGAAGGAGTCAAATAA
- the ccmA gene encoding cytochrome c biogenesis heme-transporting ATPase CcmA yields the protein MEKEKIATTLVSADNLTCIREERILFDELSFNIQAGEIVQIEGPNGAGKTSLLRILAGLSRPYAGETLYKGEDITRCRDEYNDDLLYLGHLAGVKSELTAEENLNFNLRITGYDEFSTNEILAKVNLSGFEEALAGHLSAGQHRRTALARLWHTNCKVWLLDEPFTAIDKKGVEELEHLFLKHAKNGGCVIMTTHQDMGIIGEDILRKIRLDYRFV from the coding sequence GTGGAAAAAGAAAAAATAGCAACAACACTGGTATCGGCCGATAACTTAACTTGCATTCGTGAAGAGCGAATCTTATTTGATGAATTGAGTTTCAACATCCAAGCTGGTGAAATTGTCCAAATTGAAGGTCCCAATGGCGCGGGTAAAACTAGCCTACTGCGTATTCTCGCAGGTTTATCTCGACCTTACGCTGGCGAAACACTTTATAAAGGTGAGGATATCACTCGATGTCGTGATGAATACAACGACGATCTTTTATATTTAGGCCATTTAGCAGGCGTAAAAAGTGAGTTAACTGCCGAAGAAAACCTTAACTTTAATTTAAGAATCACTGGGTATGATGAGTTCAGCACCAATGAGATATTAGCAAAAGTTAATCTTTCCGGTTTTGAAGAAGCGCTAGCAGGGCATCTCTCTGCCGGCCAACATCGACGAACCGCACTAGCAAGGCTATGGCACACTAATTGTAAAGTCTGGTTACTCGATGAACCGTTTACTGCAATTGACAAAAAAGGCGTTGAAGAGTTGGAACACCTGTTTTTAAAACATGCCAAGAATGGTGGATGCGTCATCATGACGACTCACCAAGATATGGGCATCATAGGTGAAGATATTCTGCGAAAAATTCGCTTAGATTACCGCTTTGTATAA
- the rpsE gene encoding 30S ribosomal protein S5: protein MAKFEAQQQKDDLQEKLVAVNRVSKVVKGGRIFSFTALTVVGDGNGKVGYGYGKAREVPAAIQKAMEKARRNIVSVELVNGTLHHPVKGRHTGSRVYMQPASEGTGIIAGGAMRAVLEVAGVHNVLSKAYGSTNPINIVRATVDALVHMKSPAQIAAKRGLNVDEIRG, encoded by the coding sequence ATGGCTAAATTTGAAGCTCAACAACAAAAAGATGATCTGCAAGAGAAGTTAGTTGCAGTAAATCGTGTTTCTAAAGTAGTTAAAGGCGGACGTATCTTTAGCTTCACTGCACTAACTGTAGTGGGTGATGGTAACGGTAAAGTCGGCTATGGCTATGGTAAAGCGCGTGAAGTACCTGCAGCAATTCAGAAAGCAATGGAAAAGGCTCGCCGTAACATTGTTTCTGTAGAACTTGTAAATGGTACTTTGCACCATCCTGTTAAGGGCCGTCATACTGGTTCGCGTGTTTACATGCAACCAGCCTCTGAAGGTACCGGTATTATCGCCGGTGGTGCTATGCGTGCCGTATTGGAAGTAGCAGGCGTTCATAACGTTCTGTCGAAAGCATACGGTTCTACTAACCCGATCAACATCGTTCGCGCAACTGTAGATGCGTTGGTGCACATGAAGTCACCAGCACAAATCGCAGCTAAGCGTGGCCTGAATGTTGATGAAATTCGAGGTTAA
- the rpmJ gene encoding 50S ribosomal protein L36 produces MKVRASVKKICRNCKIVKRSGVVRVICVEPKHKQRQG; encoded by the coding sequence ATGAAAGTTCGAGCTTCCGTGAAGAAGATCTGCCGTAACTGCAAGATCGTCAAGCGTAGCGGCGTTGTACGCGTTATCTGTGTTGAACCAAAACACAAACAGCGTCAAGGCTAA